ACCGCCTCGATCCGGAGGTGGCCTTCAATGCGGGTTACCGGGTCAACAACGATGCGGTTGCTCATCAGTCCACCTTCTTGTCTTCGTCAGGGGTCTCGGTGACGGACTCAGCCTGGGTCTCATGGATGACAGGGCGCTTTCGGATGTTCGTGGAGATGGCGTGGGCGCCGACACCGATCACCGTGAGGGCACCCAGGGTGGCGCCCACCGTGTCGGCGGTCTTCTCGATGCCGAAGCCAGGGAACTTGGGCAGGTGCTGGTAGAAGGGGCCGTTGTCCCAGAATCCGTCCTCGCTGCAGCCTATGCAGGGGTGTCCGGACTGGATGGGGTAGCTGGTGTGATCGTTCCACTTGGTCACGGCGCAGGCATTGTAGGTGACCGGGCCGCGGCAACCCATCTCATAGAGACAGTAGCCCTTCCGGGCGGCCTCGTCGTCCCAGTTCTCCACAAAGAGCCCGGCGTCGAAGTAGGGGCGCCGGTAGCAGGTGTCGTGGACCCGTCGGGAGTAGAACTCCTTGGGGCGGCCCCGGCTGTCCAGCTCGGGCGGACGGCCAAAGAGCAGGAGGTGGGTGACCACGGCCACCATGACATCGGCGATGGGGGGACAGCCCGGGACCCGGATGACGGGCTTGCTGATGAGCTTGTGGACAGGGGTGGCTCCCGTGGGATTGGGGTTGGCGGCCTGGACACAGCCGAAGGAGGCACAGGAGCCCCAGGCCACGACGGCAGCGGCGTCCTTGGCGGCCTCCTCCAGGATCTGCTGGGCAGTCCTTCCGCCGATGGTGCAGTAGATGCCGTCGGCGTGGGTTGGAACCGAGCCCTCCACCAGGAGGATGTACTTTCCTGCGTAGTTCTTGAGGGTGTCCTGGAGGCTCTTTTCCGCCTGATGTCCCGAGGGGGCCATGAGGGTCTCGGTGTAGTCCAGGGAGATGCTGTCC
The sequence above is drawn from the uncultured Holophaga sp. genome and encodes:
- a CDS encoding hydrogenase small subunit — translated: MADSKDSLWRTMREKGYSRREFMQFCTFAAATLGLGTSGKAEVAKVFEKKQRPPVVWLHFQECTCCSESFIRASHPIVADVLLDSISLDYTETLMAPSGHQAEKSLQDTLKNYAGKYILLVEGSVPTHADGIYCTIGGRTAQQILEEAAKDAAAVVAWGSCASFGCVQAANPNPTGATPVHKLISKPVIRVPGCPPIADVMVAVVTHLLLFGRPPELDSRGRPKEFYSRRVHDTCYRRPYFDAGLFVENWDDEAARKGYCLYEMGCRGPVTYNACAVTKWNDHTSYPIQSGHPCIGCSEDGFWDNGPFYQHLPKFPGFGIEKTADTVGATLGALTVIGVGAHAISTNIRKRPVIHETQAESVTETPDEDKKVD